Proteins encoded by one window of Cumulibacter manganitolerans:
- a CDS encoding squalene cyclase produces MRASTAVEQLLPWLLDTDVALRWRVERDLAGAPPSVWQATRARVGTEGMAARLIAAQDPDGQWAGGAYFPSDATPDEPGQPWTATTWTLTTLREWGADPADLRYRDTAGLLERNARWEYDDLPYWDGEVDCCINAMTVANGLWLGRDMRALAHWFPEHRLADGGWNCEWVEGSRRSSVHSTLNSLKGLLEYERTVGAADPRIDAIREARRGGEEYLLERRLLHRLRDGRPFGDWVTNSIYPMRWKYSALHALNYFRDAAAFDGTEPDARCVEAIELLRAQQQPDGTFLQGELLPGRTWVDIDVPAGRPSPWVTYHALRVLTWWDDRPA; encoded by the coding sequence CGCAGTGGAGCAGCTGCTCCCGTGGCTGCTGGACACCGACGTCGCGCTGCGCTGGCGGGTGGAGCGGGATCTGGCCGGGGCGCCGCCGTCCGTCTGGCAGGCGACTCGCGCCCGCGTCGGCACCGAGGGGATGGCCGCGCGCCTGATCGCCGCCCAGGATCCGGACGGGCAGTGGGCCGGGGGCGCCTACTTCCCGTCCGACGCGACGCCGGACGAGCCGGGCCAGCCGTGGACCGCGACCACCTGGACGCTGACCACCCTGCGCGAGTGGGGCGCCGATCCCGCCGACCTGCGGTACCGCGACACCGCGGGACTGCTCGAGCGGAACGCGCGCTGGGAGTACGACGACCTCCCGTACTGGGACGGCGAGGTCGACTGCTGCATCAACGCCATGACCGTCGCCAACGGGCTGTGGCTCGGCCGGGACATGCGCGCGCTCGCGCACTGGTTCCCGGAGCACCGGCTCGCCGACGGCGGCTGGAACTGCGAGTGGGTGGAGGGCTCGAGAAGGTCCTCGGTCCATTCGACCCTGAACTCGCTGAAGGGGCTGCTGGAGTACGAGCGCACCGTCGGCGCTGCCGATCCGCGGATCGACGCGATCCGGGAGGCGCGTCGTGGCGGCGAGGAGTACCTCCTCGAGCGGCGGCTGCTGCACCGGCTGCGCGACGGCCGGCCGTTCGGCGACTGGGTCACCAACTCGATCTACCCGATGCGCTGGAAGTACAGCGCGCTGCACGCGCTGAACTACTTCCGGGACGCGGCGGCGTTCGACGGTACCGAGCCCGACGCGCGCTGCGTCGAGGCGATCGAGCTGCTGCGCGCGCAGCAGCAGCCCGACGGCACCTTCCTGCAGGGCGAGCTGCTGCCCGGACGCACCTGGGTGGACATCGACGTTCCCGCCGGCCGACCGTCGCCCTGGGTCACGTACCACGCGCTGCGGGTGCTGACCTGGTGGGACGACCGGCCGGCCTGA
- a CDS encoding SDR family NAD(P)-dependent oxidoreductase yields MTQYPLPNNAADLTGDIAFVTGASSGLGRRFAQVIAASGATVVVTARRKAKLDQLVEEITAAGGRAVAIEMDVTDADSIFAAYQSAVDQVGVPTILINNAGIPDAQYATKMSVELIDSVIGTNLRGPFILASEFARRLIAEKRGGRIVNVASMAAFRYDGHGAALYSITKAAVVRMTAALSVEWARFNINVNAIAPGMFASEMMDGMLERMGDLAARTPRKRIGQPAQMDSTLLFLISPASEAVTGTTVQIDDGQSAK; encoded by the coding sequence ATGACCCAGTACCCGCTGCCGAACAACGCGGCCGACCTGACCGGCGACATCGCCTTCGTGACCGGTGCGAGCTCGGGCCTCGGACGACGGTTCGCGCAGGTGATCGCCGCCTCGGGTGCCACGGTCGTGGTCACCGCGCGGCGGAAGGCCAAGCTGGACCAGCTGGTCGAGGAGATCACCGCCGCGGGCGGGCGGGCGGTGGCGATCGAGATGGACGTGACCGACGCCGACTCCATCTTCGCGGCCTACCAGAGCGCGGTCGATCAGGTCGGCGTCCCGACGATCCTGATCAACAACGCCGGCATCCCGGACGCGCAGTACGCGACGAAGATGTCGGTCGAGCTCATCGACTCGGTGATCGGCACCAACCTGCGCGGCCCGTTCATCCTCGCCTCGGAGTTCGCGCGACGGCTGATCGCCGAGAAGCGCGGCGGCCGCATCGTGAACGTCGCCTCGATGGCGGCGTTCCGCTATGACGGGCACGGGGCCGCGCTGTACTCGATCACCAAGGCGGCGGTCGTCCGGATGACCGCCGCGCTGTCGGTCGAGTGGGCGCGGTTCAACATCAATGTCAACGCCATCGCGCCCGGGATGTTCGCCAGCGAGATGATGGACGGGATGCTCGAGCGGATGGGCGACCTGGCCGCGCGGACGCCCCGCAAGCGGATCGGGCAGCCCGCGCAGATGGACAGCACGCTGCTGTTCCTCATCTCCCCCGCGTCGGAGGCCGTCACCGGCACCACCGTCCAGATCGACGACGGGCAGAGCGCGAAGTAG
- a CDS encoding PaaI family thioesterase, producing the protein MDSSALQARVAAIIDLPLHRFLGVSLIDADDPAAGATFVVDEPTQGPGGWLHGGVVYTLLDMTCYLALLPHLAEDKIAVSHAVNISLMKGVPGGSTVRLTAEVVRVGRSLAFLRAEARAEGHVVATATVTKSIIPG; encoded by the coding sequence ATGGACAGCTCGGCCCTGCAGGCGCGCGTCGCCGCGATCATCGACCTACCGCTGCACCGCTTTCTGGGCGTCTCGCTCATCGACGCGGACGACCCGGCGGCCGGCGCGACCTTCGTGGTCGATGAGCCCACCCAGGGACCGGGCGGCTGGCTGCACGGCGGCGTCGTCTACACCCTGCTCGACATGACCTGCTACCTGGCGCTGCTCCCGCACCTCGCGGAGGACAAGATCGCGGTGTCGCATGCCGTGAACATCTCGCTGATGAAGGGCGTACCCGGCGGATCGACCGTCCGGCTCACCGCCGAGGTGGTGCGGGTCGGCAGGTCGCTGGCGTTCCTGCGCGCCGAGGCGCGGGCCGAGGGACATGTCGTGGCCACCGCGACGGTGACGAAGTCGATCATCCCCGGGTAG
- a CDS encoding thiamine ABC transporter substrate-binding protein, with product MSKHSAALAAITITAAVTLSACGVGGGGSSDAKTVTVMTHDSWAAPAELIKKFEKDSGYTVKIQTAGDAGELTNKLILSKDNPSADVVFGIDNTLGIRAVDAGVFRPYSSAKATDQAKSLALPGADDDLTAIDYGDVCLNVDNGWFASHGLAAPTSLDDLIKPEYRDLLVTPSAVTSSPGTAFFLATVAKYGENGWQGYWTKLRDNGVKITSGWTDAYSVDFSGGEGKGSRPIVVSYASSPPFTIPKGGGEPTTSAVLSTCFRQIEYAGVVKGTDNTKGAEAFIDFISEPAFQKSIPDNMYMYPASGAALPADWAKYAPLATDPLTVDPSTIAAKRDGWLKEWADVTTG from the coding sequence ATGTCGAAGCACAGTGCGGCGCTCGCCGCGATCACCATCACCGCCGCGGTGACGCTCAGCGCCTGCGGCGTCGGCGGCGGCGGCTCGTCCGACGCCAAGACCGTCACGGTCATGACGCACGACTCGTGGGCGGCGCCGGCCGAGCTGATCAAGAAGTTCGAGAAGGACTCCGGATACACGGTCAAGATCCAGACCGCCGGCGACGCAGGCGAGCTCACCAACAAGCTCATCCTCAGCAAGGACAACCCGAGTGCCGACGTCGTCTTCGGCATCGACAACACCCTCGGCATCCGCGCCGTCGACGCCGGCGTGTTCAGGCCGTACTCCTCGGCCAAGGCGACCGATCAGGCGAAGAGCCTCGCGCTGCCCGGAGCGGACGACGACCTGACGGCCATCGATTACGGCGACGTCTGCCTGAACGTCGACAACGGCTGGTTCGCGTCGCACGGGCTGGCCGCACCGACCTCGCTGGACGACCTGATCAAGCCCGAGTACCGGGACCTGCTCGTCACCCCGAGCGCTGTCACCTCGTCGCCCGGCACCGCCTTCTTCCTCGCCACGGTGGCGAAGTACGGCGAGAACGGCTGGCAGGGCTACTGGACCAAGCTGCGCGACAACGGCGTCAAGATCACCAGCGGGTGGACCGACGCCTACTCGGTCGACTTCTCCGGCGGCGAAGGCAAGGGGTCCCGCCCGATCGTGGTCTCGTACGCGTCCTCGCCACCGTTCACCATCCCCAAGGGCGGCGGCGAGCCCACGACCTCCGCCGTGCTGTCCACCTGCTTCCGGCAGATCGAGTACGCCGGGGTCGTGAAGGGCACCGACAACACGAAGGGTGCCGAGGCGTTCATCGACTTCATCAGCGAGCCGGCGTTCCAGAAGTCGATCCCTGACAACATGTACATGTACCCGGCCAGCGGGGCCGCGCTGCCCGCGGACTGGGCGAAGTACGCTCCGCTGGCCACCGACCCGCTCACCGTCGACCCGTCGACGATCGCGGCCAAGCGTGACGGCTGGCTCAAGGAGTGGGCCGACGTCACCACCGGCTGA
- a CDS encoding ABC transporter permease, protein MSTRVRAARPGAPAWLLVLIAAVPLCFLAVFFLLPVGGMLHRGFFADGALDLSGFTETLARARIRRLVWLTIAQSGLASAISVVLGVPVAYCLYRLSFPGQAVLRAIVTMPFVLPTIVVGVAFRTLLSEAGPLGFLGLDGTWTAIILGLVFFNISVVARTVGVAWQGLGSRAEESASSLGAAPLTVFRTITLPALRPAILSAASVVFLFCATSFGVVLTLGGLRYGTIETEIYLQTAHFLDLKTAAVLSVVQLVVVLALLAVIERARRTTTTRASTGRSSRRRPAAAEWPVLGVTAGVVLFLLAPIASLVGRSLQKDGAWTLANYAALGTTGAGNALLVTVWQALQVSLVIAANATVIAVLLGVLVAFVVSRATQTRTGRRWVSAFDAAFMLPLGVSAVTVGFGFFITLNHPPLDLRTSSVLVPIAQATVALPLVVRTITPALTQIDDRARQAAMVLGASYGRALLTVDLPVVWRPLLAAAGFAAAVSMGEFGATSFLARADNPTLPVVIYRLISRPDAENFGMAMAASVVLALVTVALMGLVDRLGVGAVGTF, encoded by the coding sequence ATGAGCACTCGCGTACGGGCGGCCCGCCCGGGAGCGCCCGCCTGGCTCCTCGTCCTGATCGCCGCCGTGCCGTTGTGCTTCCTGGCGGTGTTCTTCCTGCTGCCGGTCGGCGGCATGCTGCACCGCGGGTTCTTCGCCGACGGCGCGCTCGACCTGTCCGGGTTCACCGAGACCCTCGCCCGGGCCCGCATCCGACGGCTGGTGTGGCTCACGATCGCCCAGTCCGGGCTGGCGTCGGCGATCTCCGTGGTGCTCGGCGTGCCGGTCGCGTACTGCCTGTACCGGTTGTCGTTCCCCGGCCAGGCGGTGCTGCGGGCGATCGTCACGATGCCGTTCGTGCTGCCGACCATCGTCGTCGGCGTGGCGTTCCGCACGCTGCTGAGCGAGGCCGGACCGCTCGGCTTTCTCGGCCTCGACGGCACCTGGACGGCGATCATCCTGGGGCTGGTCTTCTTCAACATCAGCGTGGTCGCCCGAACGGTCGGTGTGGCATGGCAGGGACTCGGGAGCCGGGCGGAGGAGTCGGCGTCCTCCCTCGGCGCCGCACCCCTGACGGTCTTCCGCACGATCACGCTGCCCGCGCTGCGGCCGGCCATCCTGTCCGCGGCCTCCGTCGTGTTCCTGTTCTGCGCCACCTCCTTCGGCGTCGTGCTCACGCTGGGCGGTCTGCGCTACGGGACGATCGAGACGGAGATCTACCTGCAGACCGCGCACTTCCTCGACCTCAAGACAGCGGCGGTCCTCTCGGTCGTGCAGCTGGTCGTGGTGCTCGCCCTGCTCGCGGTCATCGAACGTGCCCGCCGCACGACGACGACGCGCGCGTCGACCGGCCGATCGAGCCGGCGCCGTCCGGCGGCTGCCGAGTGGCCGGTCCTCGGGGTCACGGCCGGCGTCGTGCTGTTCCTGCTCGCCCCGATCGCCTCCCTGGTCGGCCGGTCGCTGCAGAAGGACGGCGCGTGGACGCTCGCCAACTACGCCGCCCTCGGGACCACCGGAGCCGGCAACGCGCTCCTGGTCACCGTGTGGCAGGCCTTGCAGGTGTCCCTCGTCATCGCCGCGAACGCGACGGTGATCGCGGTGCTGCTCGGGGTGCTGGTCGCGTTCGTGGTGTCTCGCGCTACGCAGACCCGCACCGGACGGCGGTGGGTGTCGGCGTTCGACGCCGCCTTCATGCTGCCGCTCGGGGTCTCGGCGGTGACCGTGGGATTCGGCTTCTTCATCACCTTGAATCACCCGCCGCTCGATCTGCGGACGTCGTCCGTGCTCGTCCCGATCGCGCAGGCGACCGTCGCGCTGCCGCTGGTGGTCCGCACCATCACCCCCGCGCTGACCCAGATCGACGACCGGGCCCGCCAGGCGGCGATGGTGCTCGGCGCGTCGTACGGTCGCGCGCTGCTCACCGTCGACCTGCCGGTCGTGTGGCGACCGTTGCTCGCGGCAGCCGGATTCGCCGCCGCCGTGTCGATGGGGGAGTTCGGCGCCACCTCCTTCCTGGCGCGCGCCGACAACCCGACCCTGCCGGTCGTCATCTACCGGCTCATCTCCCGGCCGGACGCCGAGAACTTCGGGATGGCGATGGCCGCGTCCGTCGTGCTGGCGCTCGTCACGGTCGCGCTCATGGGTCTGGTCGACCGGTTGGGCGTGGGCGCGGTGGGAACGTTCTGA
- a CDS encoding ABC transporter ATP-binding protein: MSELVVENLSVCFGRLRAVDGVDLGVRGPEIVAVIGPSGCGKSSLLRAVAGLEVLASGRVLFDGVDQAAVPVHKRRFGLMFQDGQLFEHLSVADNVAYGPRRHGAGRASAAATARRLLGMVGLADYGDRAPATLSGGQRQRVALARALAPRPGLLLLDEPLSALDASLRTRLAADLRTALRETSTMGLLVTHDHEEAFAVADRVVLMRDGRFVQDGTPRQVWSHPVDEDAALFLGYVRVLRGAQLRPLREAFAVTAAALAMRPGALRLSGAEGRPPEGRLAATVLASTPTVDDQRIVVRLADGQELDAVAPIEALLQPGDPVTLELDRGAVAPLPT; the protein is encoded by the coding sequence ATGAGCGAGCTGGTGGTGGAGAACCTGAGCGTGTGCTTCGGGCGGCTGCGAGCCGTCGACGGCGTGGACCTCGGCGTGCGGGGCCCGGAGATCGTCGCGGTGATCGGGCCATCGGGGTGCGGCAAGTCCAGCCTGCTGCGGGCGGTCGCCGGGCTCGAGGTGCTCGCCTCGGGGCGGGTGCTGTTCGACGGCGTGGACCAGGCCGCCGTCCCCGTGCACAAGCGGCGCTTCGGTCTGATGTTCCAGGACGGCCAGCTCTTCGAGCACCTGTCGGTCGCCGACAACGTCGCGTACGGACCGCGCCGGCACGGGGCCGGCCGCGCGTCGGCCGCCGCGACGGCCCGGCGGCTGCTCGGCATGGTGGGGCTGGCGGACTACGGCGACCGCGCGCCGGCGACGCTGTCGGGCGGCCAGCGGCAGCGCGTCGCGCTCGCCCGCGCGCTCGCACCGCGACCGGGCCTGTTGCTGCTCGACGAGCCCCTGTCGGCGCTCGACGCCTCCCTTCGCACCCGGCTCGCCGCCGACCTCCGTACGGCGCTGCGCGAGACGTCGACGATGGGGCTGCTGGTGACCCACGACCACGAGGAGGCCTTCGCCGTCGCGGATCGCGTGGTGCTGATGCGCGACGGCCGGTTCGTGCAGGACGGTACCCCGCGGCAGGTGTGGTCGCATCCGGTGGACGAGGACGCGGCCCTGTTCCTCGGCTACGTGCGAGTGCTGCGCGGGGCGCAGCTGCGGCCGCTGCGGGAGGCCTTCGCTGTCACTGCCGCAGCGCTCGCGATGCGCCCGGGCGCGTTGCGGTTGTCGGGCGCCGAGGGTCGGCCCCCGGAGGGTCGGCTGGCCGCGACGGTGCTGGCGAGCACGCCGACCGTCGACGACCAGCGGATCGTCGTCCGCCTCGCCGACGGGCAGGAGCTGGACGCCGTCGCGCCGATCGAGGCGCTGCTGCAGCCCGGCGATCCGGTCACCCTCGAGCTCGACCGCGGAGCCGTCGCGCCGTTGCCGACGTGA
- a CDS encoding PP2C family protein-serine/threonine phosphatase, translating into MPYTLRTAARTHEGLVRENNEDNYFVGPRLLVVADGMGGHAAGEVASRITADQFAALDEVERDDELTKALAEATAAATAEIARRVEHDPDLEGMGTTLTAVLFGARRIAVANIGDSRAYLYQRDSGKLTQLTHDDSYVQMMVENGDITADQAQHHPYRNIVLKSVNGKEVTPRFTTLMRIHGDRYLVCSDGLTDYVDTADVTAALDLDDIDEAADRLISLALEAGAPDNVTIVIADLIPVAGGPAADGRPTGAGSARTEPIALP; encoded by the coding sequence ATGCCTTACACGTTGCGAACCGCCGCGCGCACCCATGAGGGCCTCGTGCGCGAGAACAACGAGGACAACTACTTCGTCGGACCGCGCCTGCTCGTCGTCGCCGACGGGATGGGCGGCCACGCCGCGGGCGAGGTCGCGTCGCGGATCACCGCCGACCAGTTCGCCGCGCTCGACGAGGTCGAGCGCGACGACGAGCTGACCAAGGCGCTCGCCGAGGCCACCGCGGCCGCGACGGCCGAGATCGCGCGCCGGGTCGAGCACGACCCCGATCTCGAGGGCATGGGCACCACGCTCACCGCGGTGCTGTTCGGAGCCCGCCGGATCGCGGTGGCGAACATCGGCGACTCGCGGGCCTACCTCTACCAGCGCGACAGCGGCAAGCTCACGCAGCTGACCCACGACGACTCCTACGTGCAGATGATGGTCGAGAACGGCGACATCACCGCCGACCAGGCGCAGCACCACCCGTACCGCAACATCGTCCTGAAGTCGGTCAACGGCAAGGAAGTCACGCCCCGGTTCACGACGCTCATGCGGATCCACGGTGATCGCTACCTGGTGTGCAGTGACGGGCTCACGGACTACGTCGACACCGCGGACGTCACCGCGGCACTGGATCTCGACGACATCGACGAGGCAGCCGACCGGCTGATCTCCCTGGCGCTCGAGGCGGGTGCACCGGACAACGTCACCATCGTCATCGCCGACCTGATCCCGGTGGCCGGCGGTCCGGCGGCGGACGGGCGGCCGACAGGCGCGGGCTCGGCCCGCACAGAGCCGATCGCCCTGCCCTGA
- a CDS encoding metal-sensitive transcriptional regulator: MVTLNSDDLTPVINRLRRAQGQIGGVIRLIEEGRDCKDVVNQLAAVNRALDRAGFAIVSSGMRQCLASPEGISAEDQATLEKLFLTLA; the protein is encoded by the coding sequence ATGGTCACTCTCAACAGCGACGACCTGACCCCCGTCATCAACCGGCTGCGCCGCGCGCAGGGCCAGATCGGCGGCGTGATCCGCCTCATCGAGGAGGGCCGCGACTGCAAGGACGTCGTTAACCAGCTCGCCGCGGTGAACCGCGCGCTGGATCGCGCCGGCTTCGCGATCGTGTCCTCGGGAATGCGCCAGTGCCTGGCGTCCCCCGAGGGAATCAGCGCCGAGGATCAGGCGACGCTGGAGAAGCTCTTCCTCACGCTCGCCTGA
- a CDS encoding DUF302 domain-containing protein: MSYALSATVRRPFGETVEATRAALGEQGFGVLTEIDLAATLKEKIGADIAPQVILGACRPPLAHAAVEAEPSIGLLLPCNVVVRAVDDSTTVVEAMDPDVMVSLTGNENLTDVAADARDRLSTALSTLTG; the protein is encoded by the coding sequence ATGAGCTACGCCCTGTCCGCCACCGTTCGTCGCCCGTTCGGCGAGACCGTCGAAGCCACCCGTGCCGCTCTGGGTGAGCAGGGCTTCGGGGTGCTGACCGAGATCGACCTCGCCGCCACCCTGAAGGAGAAGATCGGCGCCGACATCGCGCCCCAGGTCATCCTCGGGGCGTGCCGGCCGCCGCTGGCTCACGCCGCGGTGGAGGCCGAGCCCTCGATCGGCCTGCTGCTGCCCTGCAACGTCGTCGTTCGCGCCGTCGACGACTCGACGACCGTGGTCGAGGCCATGGATCCCGACGTCATGGTCAGCCTGACCGGCAACGAGAACCTCACCGACGTCGCGGCCGACGCCCGCGACCGGCTCAGCACCGCACTCAGCACCCTCACCGGCTGA
- a CDS encoding MBL fold metallo-hydrolase — protein sequence MSAAPVIVPIETPTLGDRSYLAHDGEVAVVVDPQRDIDRVLSIAESAGVRITHVLETHIHNDYVTGGLALAQATGAAYHVNAADDVSYDRVPVSDGDVVEISPTMRVRVIATPGHTFTHLSYALEAGDPLEPVGVFTGGSLLFGATGRPDLLGHEHTDDLVHHQFASAHRLAEELPEHTHVLPTHGFGSFCSAGSTGDVTESTIGREKRQNPALTQDEQQWVADTLAGLDDYPAYYAHMGPANSAGPSGADLSTPEAADKETLAARIAAGEWVVDLRSRTAFAAGHVTGTLNFGIDGQFATYLGWLIPWGTPLTLLGDSPEQVAEAQRELVRIGIDRLAGAATGSPADWSDADPGTFERAEFADLAQVRHHRPVAVLDVRRSSEYADGHIDGATHIPLHELLGRLDEVPGGEVWVHCAAGYRASIAASVLAAHGIRPVAIDDSFDESAAAAGLPLTH from the coding sequence ATGAGTGCAGCCCCGGTCATCGTTCCCATCGAGACGCCGACGCTGGGTGACCGTTCCTACCTCGCGCACGACGGCGAGGTTGCAGTGGTCGTCGACCCCCAGCGTGACATCGACCGTGTCCTGTCGATCGCGGAGTCCGCCGGCGTGCGGATCACCCACGTCCTCGAGACGCACATCCACAACGACTACGTCACCGGCGGCCTGGCGCTCGCGCAGGCGACCGGTGCGGCGTACCACGTGAACGCCGCCGACGACGTCTCCTACGACCGGGTCCCCGTCTCCGACGGTGACGTGGTCGAGATCTCCCCGACGATGCGCGTCCGGGTCATCGCGACGCCCGGCCACACGTTCACCCACCTGTCCTACGCCCTGGAGGCCGGCGATCCGCTCGAGCCGGTCGGCGTGTTCACCGGTGGCTCACTGCTGTTCGGCGCGACCGGCCGTCCGGACCTGCTCGGCCACGAGCACACCGACGACCTGGTGCACCACCAGTTCGCCTCCGCCCACCGGCTCGCCGAGGAGCTCCCGGAGCACACTCACGTGCTGCCGACGCACGGCTTCGGATCGTTCTGCTCGGCCGGCTCCACCGGCGACGTCACCGAGTCGACCATCGGCCGGGAGAAGCGGCAGAACCCCGCGCTCACGCAGGACGAGCAGCAGTGGGTCGCCGACACCCTCGCCGGCCTCGACGACTACCCGGCGTACTACGCCCACATGGGGCCCGCCAACAGCGCCGGACCGTCCGGAGCAGATCTGAGCACCCCGGAGGCCGCCGACAAGGAGACCCTCGCGGCGCGGATCGCGGCGGGCGAGTGGGTGGTGGACCTGCGCAGCCGCACGGCGTTCGCCGCCGGCCACGTCACCGGCACGCTGAACTTCGGCATCGACGGCCAGTTCGCCACGTACCTCGGCTGGCTCATCCCCTGGGGCACCCCGCTGACGTTGCTCGGCGACAGCCCCGAGCAGGTGGCGGAGGCGCAGCGCGAGCTGGTCCGGATCGGCATCGACCGGCTGGCCGGCGCCGCCACCGGCAGCCCCGCCGACTGGTCGGACGCCGACCCGGGGACGTTCGAGCGCGCGGAGTTCGCCGACCTCGCCCAGGTCCGCCACCACCGGCCGGTCGCCGTGCTCGACGTGCGTCGCTCCTCGGAGTACGCCGACGGCCACATCGACGGCGCGACCCACATCCCGCTGCACGAGCTGCTCGGTCGTCTCGACGAGGTGCCCGGCGGCGAGGTCTGGGTGCACTGCGCCGCCGGCTACCGCGCGTCCATCGCCGCGTCGGTGCTCGCCGCACACGGGATCCGTCCGGTGGCGATCGACGACAGCTTCGACGAGAGCGCCGCGGCCGCGGGCCTGCCCCTCACCCACTGA
- a CDS encoding sulfite exporter TauE/SafE family protein, translating to MSPLVLPVALLIGLSLGALGGGGSILTVPALVYLLGQDARQATTASLVIVGLTSLIALIPHARRGNVRVGQGLVFGILGVAGSFAGAAASGLVPPAVLLTAFAALMLVVAVLMLHRTRRRATDTGHAHATGTAAPMLTWKPFTIAWPRVAKVVLTATAVGLLTGFFGVGGGFALVPALVLALSFSMPVAVGTSLLVIAVNSGTALIARAAGGVHLDWTVIAVFTGVAIVGSLLGGRIAGRVSPQHLTRAFAVLLIAVALYTAARSIPGLF from the coding sequence GTGTCACCGCTCGTCCTGCCCGTAGCGCTGCTGATCGGCCTGTCGCTGGGCGCCCTCGGCGGCGGAGGGTCGATCCTCACCGTCCCCGCGCTGGTCTACCTGCTCGGCCAGGACGCCCGGCAGGCCACCACCGCCTCCCTCGTCATCGTCGGTCTCACGTCGCTGATTGCGTTGATCCCGCACGCTCGCCGCGGCAACGTCCGGGTGGGGCAGGGGCTGGTCTTCGGCATCCTCGGCGTCGCCGGCTCCTTCGCGGGAGCCGCCGCGTCGGGCCTGGTACCCCCGGCCGTGCTGCTGACCGCCTTCGCCGCGCTCATGCTCGTGGTCGCGGTCCTCATGCTGCATCGCACTCGCCGGCGAGCCACCGACACCGGTCATGCCCACGCCACGGGCACGGCTGCGCCGATGCTCACGTGGAAGCCGTTCACCATCGCGTGGCCGCGCGTCGCGAAGGTCGTCCTGACCGCTACGGCGGTCGGCCTGCTGACCGGGTTCTTCGGGGTCGGCGGGGGGTTCGCGCTCGTCCCGGCGCTGGTGCTCGCCCTGTCCTTCTCCATGCCGGTCGCGGTCGGCACCTCGTTGCTGGTCATCGCCGTCAACAGCGGCACGGCGCTGATCGCCCGCGCCGCCGGCGGCGTCCACCTCGACTGGACGGTGATCGCGGTGTTCACCGGCGTCGCGATCGTCGGCAGCCTCCTCGGCGGCCGCATCGCCGGCCGGGTCTCCCCCCAGCACCTGACCCGCGCGTTCGCGGTGCTGCTCATCGCGGTCGCGCTGTACACCGCCGCGCGCAGCATCCCCGGCCTGTTCTGA
- the msrA gene encoding peptide-methionine (S)-S-oxide reductase MsrA, whose product MMMWGARPTMVTEDEALPGRMSYPYAVPHEHAVIEGAPLEAPWPAGSEVAVFGMGCFWGVERIFWQLPGVLSTSAGYAGGYTPYPTYEETCTGRTGHAEVVRVVFDPAQISYEQLLKTFFENHDPTTKWRQGNDVGTQYRSIILVGSPEQAATAERVRAAYQQELTSRGYGEISTEIEPLREYYLAEDYHQQYLHKNPGGYCNHGFNGVSCPVGLPGQD is encoded by the coding sequence ATGATGATGTGGGGCGCTAGGCCGACGATGGTGACCGAGGACGAGGCCTTGCCGGGGCGGATGTCCTACCCGTACGCCGTGCCGCACGAGCATGCCGTCATCGAGGGAGCGCCGCTGGAGGCGCCGTGGCCCGCGGGCAGCGAGGTGGCGGTGTTCGGCATGGGCTGCTTCTGGGGGGTCGAGCGGATCTTCTGGCAGCTGCCGGGCGTGCTGTCGACCTCCGCCGGGTACGCCGGGGGGTACACGCCGTACCCCACGTACGAGGAGACCTGCACCGGGCGCACCGGTCACGCCGAGGTCGTCCGCGTCGTGTTCGACCCGGCGCAGATCTCCTACGAGCAGCTGCTGAAGACGTTCTTCGAGAACCACGACCCGACCACGAAGTGGCGGCAGGGCAACGACGTCGGCACCCAGTACCGGTCGATCATCCTGGTGGGCTCACCGGAGCAGGCGGCCACCGCGGAGCGGGTGCGCGCGGCGTACCAGCAGGAGCTGACCAGCCGGGGGTACGGCGAGATCTCGACCGAGATCGAGCCGTTGCGCGAGTACTACCTGGCGGAGGACTACCACCAGCAGTACCTGCACAAGAACCCCGGCGGCTACTGCAACCACGGCTTCAACGGGGTCTCCTGCCCGGTGGGGCTGCCCGGCCAGGACTGA